A stretch of the Ensifer sp. PDNC004 genome encodes the following:
- the iolD gene encoding 3D-(3,5/4)-trihydroxycyclohexane-1,2-dione acylhydrolase (decyclizing), giving the protein MSQKTVRLTMAQAVAQFLTRQMTVIDGKKVPIFGGVFAIFGHGNVAGVGEALHAIKDTLPTYRAQNEQGMANAAIAFAKASFRRRFMACTTSIGPGALNMVTSAALAHVNRLPVLFLPGDVFANRRPDPVLQQVESFGDGTISANDCFRPVSRYFDRITRPEQIIPALRRAMQVLTDPADCGPVTLSLCQDVQAEAYDYPENFFDEKVWVPRRIEPDLDELATAIAALKAAKKPIIIAGGGVLYSEASKELGDFAERHGIPVVETQAGKSALPHSHTLNMGSVGVTGTSASNALAEEADVVLAVGSRLQDFTTGSWALFKNEGLKIIGLNVQPFDAGKHNGLPLIADARAGLNRISGGLGSYKADPSWTAKAKSGKAEWLAVADKATATTNAALPSDAQVIGAVQRARGAKNTTLVCAAGGLPGELHKLWQAEEPGGYHMEYGFSTMGYEVAGGLGVKLAKPESDVIVMVGDGSYMMLNSEIASSIMLGAKFTIVLLDNAGYGCINRLQMGTGGANFNNLLKDTHHVELPQIDFAAHAGAMGAVTRKVGSISELEAALKETASETRTTVIVIDTDPLITTEAGGHWWDVAVPEVSGRSQVNAARDGYEKALAAQRFG; this is encoded by the coding sequence ATGAGCCAGAAGACCGTGCGCCTGACCATGGCACAGGCCGTGGCGCAGTTCCTGACACGCCAGATGACCGTCATCGATGGCAAGAAGGTACCGATCTTCGGCGGCGTCTTCGCGATCTTCGGTCACGGCAACGTCGCCGGCGTCGGCGAAGCGCTGCATGCGATCAAGGACACGCTGCCGACCTACCGCGCCCAGAACGAGCAGGGCATGGCCAATGCCGCGATCGCCTTTGCCAAGGCGAGCTTCCGCCGCCGCTTCATGGCCTGCACCACCTCGATCGGCCCCGGCGCGCTCAACATGGTGACCTCGGCGGCGCTTGCCCACGTCAACCGCCTGCCGGTGCTCTTCCTGCCGGGCGACGTCTTTGCCAACCGCCGTCCCGATCCGGTACTGCAGCAGGTGGAAAGCTTCGGCGACGGCACGATCTCGGCGAACGACTGCTTCCGCCCGGTGTCGCGCTATTTCGACCGCATCACCCGGCCCGAACAGATCATCCCGGCGCTGCGCCGTGCCATGCAGGTACTGACCGACCCGGCCGATTGCGGCCCGGTGACGCTGTCGCTCTGCCAGGACGTTCAGGCCGAAGCCTATGACTATCCGGAAAACTTCTTTGACGAGAAGGTCTGGGTGCCGCGCCGCATCGAGCCCGATCTCGACGAACTGGCGACGGCGATTGCGGCGCTGAAGGCAGCGAAGAAGCCGATCATCATCGCCGGCGGCGGCGTGCTTTATTCGGAAGCGAGCAAGGAACTCGGCGATTTCGCCGAACGCCACGGCATCCCGGTCGTCGAGACCCAGGCCGGCAAGTCGGCGCTGCCGCATTCGCATACGCTCAACATGGGCTCGGTCGGCGTTACCGGAACCTCCGCCTCCAACGCGCTTGCCGAGGAGGCCGACGTGGTCCTCGCCGTAGGCTCGCGCCTGCAGGACTTCACGACCGGCTCCTGGGCGCTCTTCAAGAACGAAGGCTTGAAGATCATCGGCCTCAACGTCCAGCCTTTCGACGCCGGCAAGCACAACGGACTGCCGCTGATTGCCGACGCGCGTGCCGGCCTTAACCGCATCTCCGGCGGGCTCGGCAGCTACAAGGCCGATCCGAGCTGGACCGCCAAGGCCAAGTCCGGCAAGGCTGAATGGCTGGCGGTCGCCGACAAGGCAACGGCCACGACCAATGCGGCCCTTCCCTCCGACGCCCAGGTGATCGGCGCCGTGCAGCGCGCCCGCGGAGCCAAGAACACGACGCTCGTCTGCGCTGCAGGTGGTCTGCCGGGTGAGCTGCACAAGCTGTGGCAGGCGGAAGAGCCCGGCGGCTACCACATGGAATACGGCTTCTCGACCATGGGCTACGAAGTGGCCGGCGGTCTCGGCGTCAAGCTCGCCAAGCCCGAGAGCGACGTGATCGTCATGGTCGGTGACGGCAGCTACATGATGCTAAATTCGGAGATCGCCTCTTCGATCATGCTCGGCGCCAAGTTCACCATCGTGCTGCTCGACAATGCCGGCTACGGCTGCATCAATCGGCTGCAGATGGGCACCGGCGGCGCCAACTTCAACAATCTCCTGAAGGACACGCATCACGTCGAACTGCCACAGATCGACTTTGCGGCGCATGCCGGCGCGATGGGCGCCGTCACCCGCAAGGTCGGCTCGATCTCCGAGCTCGAAGCAGCGCTCAAGGAGACCGCGAGCGAGACGCGCACGACCGTGATCGTCATCGACACCGACCCGCTGATCACCACCGAGGCCGGCGGCCACTGGTGGGACGTCGCAGTGCCCGAGGTCTCAGGTCGCAGCCAAGTCAACGCGGCGCGTGACGGCTACGAGAAGGCGCTCGCCGCCCAGCGCTTCGGCTAA
- the iolE gene encoding myo-inosose-2 dehydratase, which produces MIRYGTNPIAWSNDDDHSIGAHLTLEDCLSDCQKIGFDGIEKGHKMPSDPEALKQKLGAYDLVFVSGWHSTNLLTHDVEAEKKAIQPHLDLLKHNGCKVAIVCETSNAIHGDDGKSVANDKPVLPADQWKTFGADLEAIAQYCADQGIDLVYHHHMGTIVQTGEEIDLLMQNTGPATKLLLDTGHAWFGGSDPAEVAKKYMHRVRHIHCKNVRPAVRKVVEGEGLSFLEGVRRGVFTVPGDSEGGVDFLPVLKIAAEHNYSGWLVIEAEQDSAVRNPFEYQSLGLKSLKAFAKEAGLDK; this is translated from the coding sequence ATGATCCGCTACGGAACCAACCCGATCGCCTGGAGCAACGACGACGATCATTCGATCGGCGCGCATCTGACGCTCGAGGACTGCCTGTCCGATTGCCAGAAGATCGGCTTCGACGGCATCGAGAAGGGCCACAAGATGCCGTCCGATCCGGAAGCACTGAAGCAGAAGCTCGGCGCCTACGACCTCGTCTTCGTTTCCGGCTGGCACTCGACCAACCTGCTCACCCATGACGTCGAGGCCGAGAAGAAGGCGATCCAGCCGCATCTCGACCTCCTGAAGCACAATGGCTGCAAGGTGGCGATCGTCTGCGAAACCTCGAACGCCATCCATGGCGACGACGGAAAGTCGGTCGCCAACGACAAGCCGGTCCTGCCGGCTGACCAGTGGAAGACGTTTGGCGCCGATCTCGAAGCGATCGCGCAATATTGCGCCGATCAGGGCATCGACCTCGTCTACCACCACCACATGGGCACGATCGTCCAGACCGGTGAGGAAATCGATCTCCTGATGCAGAACACCGGCCCGGCGACCAAGTTGCTGCTCGACACCGGCCACGCCTGGTTCGGCGGTTCGGATCCGGCCGAGGTCGCGAAGAAATACATGCACCGCGTCCGCCACATCCATTGCAAGAACGTACGGCCCGCCGTCCGCAAGGTCGTCGAGGGCGAAGGCCTCTCCTTCCTCGAAGGCGTGCGCCGTGGCGTCTTCACGGTTCCGGGCGATAGCGAAGGCGGGGTCGACTTCCTGCCCGTGCTGAAGATCGCCGCAGAACACAACTATTCAGGCTGGCTGGTGATCGAGGCGGAGCAGGATTCGGCGGTGCGCAACCCGTTCGAGTACCAGTCGCTCGGGCTGAAGTCGCTGAAGGCCTTTGCCAAGGAAGCCGGGCTCGACAAGTAA
- the iolB gene encoding 5-deoxy-glucuronate isomerase: protein MSRLLVKPKAKSGLMQNVTPESAGWTYVGFALERLKAGETTEGETGDKEICLVLVSGKAKVAVDGESFGELGERMTPFVGQPYAVYVPKGSRWQATATSDLDLAICSAPGGDGFKTKVIAPGTHPQMTRGKGTNTRYVTNIMPEDDGSAQSLLVVEVITPGGHTSSYPPHKHDQDDLPAESYLEETYYHRINPPQGFAMQRVYTDDRSLDETMAVEDGDVTLVPKGYHPVAAVHGYDVYYLNVMAGPKRIWKFHNAREHEWLFTGV from the coding sequence ATGTCCAGGCTGCTCGTCAAACCGAAGGCCAAATCGGGCCTCATGCAAAACGTGACACCGGAAAGCGCCGGCTGGACCTATGTCGGCTTCGCGCTGGAACGGCTGAAAGCGGGCGAGACGACCGAGGGCGAGACCGGCGACAAGGAAATTTGCCTGGTGCTGGTGTCCGGCAAGGCAAAGGTCGCCGTCGACGGCGAAAGCTTCGGCGAACTCGGCGAGCGCATGACGCCGTTTGTGGGCCAGCCCTATGCCGTCTACGTGCCGAAAGGCAGCCGCTGGCAGGCAACGGCAACCTCGGATCTCGATCTCGCCATCTGCTCGGCCCCGGGCGGTGACGGCTTCAAGACGAAGGTCATCGCGCCGGGCACGCATCCGCAGATGACCCGCGGCAAGGGCACCAATACCCGTTACGTTACCAACATCATGCCGGAAGACGACGGCTCGGCGCAGTCGCTGCTCGTCGTCGAGGTGATCACGCCCGGCGGCCACACCTCCTCCTATCCGCCGCACAAGCACGACCAGGACGACCTGCCGGCCGAGAGCTATCTGGAAGAGACCTACTACCACCGCATCAACCCGCCGCAGGGTTTTGCGATGCAGCGCGTCTATACCGACGACCGCTCGCTCGACGAAACCATGGCTGTCGAGGACGGTGACGTGACGCTGGTGCCGAAGGGCTATCATCCGGTCGCCGCCGTGCATGGCTACGACGTCTACTATCTCAACGTCATGGCCGGGCCGAAGCGCATCTGGAAGTTCCACAACGCCCGCGAACACGAGTGGCTGTTCACTGGCGTGTAA
- a CDS encoding GFA family protein codes for MHIDGQCHCGFVTFEAEIDPADVGICHCTDCQQLTGSAYRVTAGTERENFRLTGGEPKLYVKIGANGRQRLQFFCPNCGSPIYTTGTDEDALEVGIRVGTINQRRQLRPRSQIWCASALPWIGDVRKLPGRDRDGPPHT; via the coding sequence ATGCACATCGACGGGCAATGCCATTGCGGCTTCGTGACCTTTGAGGCGGAGATCGATCCGGCCGATGTCGGCATCTGCCATTGCACCGATTGCCAGCAACTGACGGGATCGGCCTACCGCGTCACAGCCGGCACCGAGCGAGAGAACTTCCGGCTGACCGGCGGCGAACCGAAGCTCTATGTGAAGATCGGCGCAAACGGCCGGCAGCGGCTGCAGTTCTTCTGCCCCAACTGCGGCTCGCCGATCTATACGACCGGCACGGACGAGGACGCCCTGGAGGTCGGCATCCGGGTGGGAACGATCAATCAGCGCCGGCAGCTCCGGCCACGCTCACAGATCTGGTGCGCCTCGGCACTGCCCTGGATCGGCGACGTCAGGAAGCTGCCGGGCCGCGATCGCGACGGGCCGCCGCACACTTAG
- a CDS encoding DUF2268 domain-containing putative Zn-dependent protease (predicted Zn-dependent protease with a strongly conserved HExxH motif) produces the protein MPFDISRACSGLQLRLVHRSAAAGHRNDASSGPHSRLTETFIFSTLQSQAASLRCDSKRREREMIEMLDLRVHFLEADGSLAPWRERILESVRESAERIGAAVSASDSAAPIDVLVEHRAGETIPELGVAGACYRRALVFFTVDPGNENFEASLAAGEVRKLLTHELHHSFRHGACGYGSKLGEALVSEGLADAFDAEINGGDGHAWNHALKAADWEGLLERAERELWAETYDHAGWFFGTGRSLPRWAGYTIGYHLVKTYLAANPDARPSQMTATPASVVIGEAWAPLKERLLVAA, from the coding sequence TTGCCCTTCGACATCTCGCGCGCCTGCTCCGGTCTCCAGCTTCGTCTTGTACACCGCAGCGCCGCCGCCGGCCATCGCAATGACGCGTCCTCGGGCCCGCATTCGCGGCTCACGGAAACTTTCATCTTTTCGACGTTGCAATCACAGGCCGCATCCCTACGTTGCGATTCCAAGCGGCGCGAAAGGGAGATGATCGAAATGCTGGATCTGCGTGTTCACTTCCTCGAAGCGGACGGATCTCTGGCGCCGTGGCGCGAACGGATACTGGAGTCCGTGCGCGAGAGCGCCGAGCGGATCGGCGCGGCGGTTTCTGCCTCAGACAGCGCCGCACCCATCGATGTCCTCGTCGAGCATCGTGCGGGTGAGACGATTCCCGAACTCGGTGTTGCAGGCGCCTGCTATCGCAGGGCACTGGTCTTCTTCACGGTCGATCCCGGCAACGAGAACTTCGAGGCAAGCCTTGCTGCAGGAGAAGTGCGCAAATTGCTGACGCACGAGCTGCATCATTCCTTCCGCCACGGCGCCTGCGGTTATGGTTCCAAGCTCGGCGAAGCTTTGGTCAGCGAGGGGCTAGCCGATGCCTTCGATGCGGAAATCAACGGCGGCGACGGCCACGCGTGGAATCATGCGCTCAAAGCTGCAGACTGGGAAGGCTTGTTGGAGCGCGCCGAGCGAGAGCTCTGGGCCGAGACCTATGATCATGCGGGCTGGTTTTTCGGCACCGGTCGCTCCCTGCCGCGTTGGGCCGGCTACACGATCGGCTATCACCTCGTGAAGACCTATCTGGCGGCGAACCCGGATGCGCGCCCGTCGCAGATGACGGCAACGCCCGCATCGGTGGTGATCGGCGAAGCCTGGGCACCGCTCAAGGAACGCCTGCTCGTTGCGGCATGA
- a CDS encoding AraC family transcriptional regulator — MSKGKIRMLHSAAAGIDAVEAETRQSFARHTHDQFGIGLIYEGAQKSLSGRGMVEAGAGDIITVNPGEVHDGIPIGDAGRAWRMLYFDPSVIATAAEDISQGRADSGEFTAPAFHDREVADQFRVLFAAITDPTARAHAIRHEEQLLMLLAGVLATGKRHQGERPATVTAAKTMIDDDPTAAITLADLAAEAGLSRFQLVRNFASAVGLTPHAYIVQRRIDLARRLIGGGMPLAEAAFTAGFADQSHMTRVFVRKYGLSPGIYAEAKK; from the coding sequence ATGTCGAAGGGCAAGATCAGGATGCTGCACAGCGCGGCCGCGGGCATAGACGCGGTCGAGGCCGAAACGCGCCAGTCCTTCGCCCGTCACACGCACGATCAGTTCGGCATCGGTCTCATCTATGAGGGCGCGCAGAAGTCGCTCAGTGGCCGTGGCATGGTCGAAGCCGGCGCTGGCGACATAATCACCGTCAACCCTGGCGAAGTGCATGACGGCATACCGATCGGCGATGCCGGCCGCGCCTGGCGCATGCTCTATTTCGATCCATCCGTCATCGCCACTGCCGCCGAGGATATCAGCCAGGGCCGTGCGGATTCCGGCGAGTTCACTGCCCCCGCCTTTCACGACCGGGAGGTGGCAGATCAATTTCGGGTGCTGTTTGCGGCCATCACCGACCCAACGGCCAGGGCCCACGCCATCCGGCATGAAGAACAGCTCCTCATGCTGCTGGCAGGCGTTCTTGCCACCGGCAAGCGACACCAGGGTGAGAGGCCGGCAACAGTCACGGCGGCCAAGACGATGATCGACGACGACCCGACGGCCGCGATCACGCTTGCCGATCTCGCCGCTGAAGCCGGGCTCAGCCGGTTCCAGCTGGTGCGCAACTTCGCAAGCGCGGTCGGCCTGACGCCACATGCCTATATCGTCCAGCGCCGGATCGATCTCGCTCGCCGCCTGATCGGTGGAGGCATGCCGCTGGCGGAGGCTGCGTTTACGGCCGGCTTTGCCGACCAGAGCCACATGACCCGCGTCTTCGTCCGCAAATATGGCCTCTCGCCCGGCATTTATGCCGAGGCCAAAAAGTAA
- a CDS encoding DMT family transporter, whose product MSGKFQGYLYLSLAMILVGSTVIASKIIAAGLPPFTATALRFAVAFPLFLLLMWLTRTSWPKLKGRDWLLLIAQAGAGSVGYTTLLIAGLSLTSATDAGVVIGTLPVVSATIAILLLGERPDRKVLAAVALAAAGVLTIVFKPSEGGTHSPLGIALIFGAVICEGLFILLNKRVKTEISPLALSTLMAGLGFVVALIPALFETHATAAIDRDAIVAVLYYALIPTVAGFLLWYAGAAKVSGTEASVFTALAPVSAVAFAFLLLGEPVGVPQLLGIGCVLAAVLGLALRQIRAGRRTARALPTAKA is encoded by the coding sequence GTGTCGGGAAAATTTCAAGGCTATCTCTACCTGTCGCTCGCGATGATCCTCGTCGGCAGCACGGTCATCGCCAGCAAGATCATAGCAGCGGGCCTGCCACCGTTCACTGCCACCGCGCTGCGCTTTGCCGTCGCCTTCCCGCTCTTCCTGCTGTTGATGTGGCTCACCAGGACGTCATGGCCGAAACTGAAAGGTCGCGACTGGCTTCTCCTCATCGCCCAGGCGGGCGCCGGCAGCGTCGGCTATACGACGCTCTTGATCGCCGGCCTGAGCCTGACGTCGGCAACCGATGCCGGCGTGGTGATCGGCACCCTGCCGGTGGTTTCCGCCACCATCGCCATCCTTCTTCTCGGCGAGCGCCCGGACCGCAAAGTGCTTGCGGCGGTCGCGCTTGCCGCAGCCGGCGTGCTCACCATCGTCTTCAAGCCCAGTGAAGGCGGCACGCATTCGCCGCTCGGCATCGCCCTCATCTTCGGCGCCGTCATCTGCGAGGGCCTTTTCATCCTCCTCAACAAGCGCGTGAAGACGGAGATCTCGCCGCTGGCGCTTTCGACGCTGATGGCCGGCCTCGGCTTCGTGGTCGCCCTCATCCCGGCGCTCTTCGAGACGCATGCAACGGCCGCGATCGACAGGGATGCAATCGTTGCGGTTCTCTACTACGCCCTCATCCCGACCGTTGCCGGCTTCCTGCTCTGGTATGCGGGGGCGGCCAAAGTGAGCGGCACCGAGGCCTCCGTCTTCACCGCGCTGGCGCCCGTTTCAGCCGTCGCCTTTGCCTTTCTCTTGCTCGGCGAGCCGGTCGGCGTCCCACAATTGCTTGGGATCGGCTGCGTGCTCGCCGCCGTCCTCGGCCTGGCTCTACGCCAAATCCGCGCTGGCCGAAGGACAGCACGCGCCCTTCCCACCGCAAAGGCCTGA
- a CDS encoding B3/4 domain-containing protein yields MHFQHVDDIWRDFPELSAGALFIDGISGGVSVGDHVRQFQAIANDRLGSGSESDLPEIQAWRRTFAKMGLKPTQYRSASEALLRRFRKEGNLPSIHPLIDLCNAASLAFAIPIAAFDLAQVAGHLHVCRASGNESYLTFSGETENPEPAEVVFTDAEGRAHARRWTNRQSGLSAIRPETTRALIVAEALHETAREDIERLLTALSPAIEQSWGARPSMTMLDRSSPRFDFSV; encoded by the coding sequence ATGCACTTCCAGCACGTAGACGACATCTGGCGCGATTTCCCGGAGCTGAGCGCCGGCGCGCTTTTCATCGATGGCATCAGCGGCGGCGTCTCGGTCGGGGACCATGTTCGCCAGTTCCAAGCGATCGCGAACGATCGCCTCGGTTCAGGTTCGGAAAGCGACCTGCCCGAGATCCAGGCCTGGCGCCGGACCTTTGCCAAGATGGGATTGAAGCCGACGCAGTATCGCTCGGCGTCCGAAGCCTTGCTCCGGCGGTTCCGCAAGGAAGGCAACCTGCCTTCGATCCACCCTCTGATCGATCTCTGCAACGCCGCGTCGCTCGCCTTCGCCATTCCGATCGCGGCCTTCGATCTGGCGCAGGTTGCCGGCCATCTGCATGTCTGCCGGGCATCCGGCAACGAGAGCTATCTGACGTTCTCAGGAGAAACGGAAAATCCGGAACCAGCCGAAGTTGTCTTCACTGACGCCGAGGGGCGGGCCCATGCCCGACGCTGGACCAACCGGCAGAGCGGCCTTTCGGCGATACGACCTGAGACAACGCGAGCGCTGATCGTAGCGGAAGCGCTGCACGAGACGGCACGCGAGGACATCGAACGCCTGCTTACAGCACTTTCGCCGGCCATCGAACAGAGCTGGGGCGCTCGTCCAAGCATGACCATGCTCGATCGTTCGTCGCCGCGTTTCGATTTTTCGGTTTAG
- a CDS encoding peptide chain release factor 3: protein MAETLAEAVSRRRTFAIIAHPDAGKTTLTEKLLLFGGAIQLAGEVKAKKDRIQTRSDWMKIERERGISVVTSVMTFEYGGNVFNILDTPGHEDFADDTYRTLTAVDAAVMVIDAAKGIEPRTLKLFEVCRMRDIPIITFVNKMDRESRDPFEILDEVEEKLALDCAPVTWPIGRSKTFCGSYNLADNTVRGSDTQEIPTKVNGPEMASHRLPENERDAFTEELMLAIEACKPFDKKAFLEGHLTPVFFGSALRNFGVRDLINALGDIAPPPRDQVADIRTVHATDDKMTAFVFKIQANMDPNHRDRIAFARVCSGKLERGMKARLSRTGKQLGLSAPQFFFASQRQLADTAYAGDVVGIPNHGTLRIGDTLTEGEPLVFQGVPNFSPEILRRVRLEDAMKAKKLKEALQQMAEEGVVQLFSPEDGSPAIVGVVGALQLDVLKERLSAEYGLPVSFEMSRFSVCRWISSDQPAELDKFVTARRGDIARDLDGDPVFLAQDSFSLRYEAERYPAIKMVAIKEYHVAKAA from the coding sequence ATGGCTGAAACTCTCGCCGAGGCGGTCTCCCGCCGCCGCACATTTGCGATTATCGCCCACCCGGACGCCGGTAAGACCACGCTCACGGAAAAGTTGCTGCTGTTCGGCGGTGCCATCCAGCTCGCCGGTGAGGTCAAGGCCAAGAAGGACCGCATCCAGACCCGTTCGGACTGGATGAAGATCGAGCGCGAGCGCGGCATCTCGGTCGTCACCTCGGTGATGACCTTCGAGTATGGCGGCAACGTCTTCAACATTCTCGACACGCCCGGTCACGAGGACTTCGCCGACGACACCTACCGCACACTGACGGCGGTGGATGCGGCCGTCATGGTCATCGACGCCGCCAAGGGTATCGAGCCGCGCACGCTGAAGCTCTTCGAAGTCTGCCGCATGCGCGACATCCCGATCATCACCTTCGTCAACAAAATGGACCGTGAAAGCCGCGATCCCTTCGAGATCCTGGACGAGGTCGAGGAAAAGCTGGCGCTCGACTGCGCGCCGGTGACCTGGCCGATCGGGCGCTCCAAGACCTTCTGCGGCTCCTACAACCTCGCCGACAACACCGTGCGCGGGTCCGACACGCAGGAAATCCCGACCAAGGTCAACGGCCCGGAAATGGCCTCCCATCGCCTGCCGGAAAACGAGCGCGATGCCTTTACCGAAGAGCTGATGCTGGCGATCGAGGCGTGCAAGCCCTTCGACAAGAAGGCCTTCCTCGAAGGCCACCTGACCCCGGTCTTCTTCGGCTCGGCGCTGCGCAACTTCGGTGTGCGCGATCTCATCAACGCGCTCGGCGACATCGCGCCGCCGCCGCGCGACCAGGTCGCCGATATCCGCACGGTGCATGCGACCGACGACAAGATGACGGCCTTCGTCTTCAAGATCCAGGCCAACATGGACCCGAACCATCGCGACCGCATCGCCTTTGCCCGCGTCTGCTCCGGCAAGCTCGAGCGCGGCATGAAGGCACGCCTGTCGCGCACCGGCAAGCAGCTTGGCCTCAGCGCTCCGCAGTTCTTCTTCGCCTCGCAGCGCCAGCTCGCCGACACGGCTTATGCCGGCGACGTCGTCGGCATCCCGAACCATGGCACGCTCCGGATCGGCGATACGCTGACCGAGGGCGAGCCGCTGGTGTTCCAGGGCGTGCCGAACTTCTCGCCGGAAATCCTGCGCCGCGTGCGCTTGGAAGATGCGATGAAGGCGAAGAAGCTGAAAGAAGCGCTGCAGCAGATGGCCGAAGAGGGCGTCGTGCAGCTCTTCTCGCCGGAAGACGGTTCCCCGGCGATCGTCGGTGTCGTCGGTGCGCTGCAGCTCGACGTGTTGAAGGAGCGCCTCAGCGCCGAATACGGCCTGCCGGTCTCCTTCGAAATGTCGCGCTTCTCGGTTTGCCGCTGGATCTCGTCCGACCAGCCTGCCGAACTCGACAAGTTCGTCACGGCCCGTCGTGGCGACATCGCCCGCGATCTCGATGGCGACCCGGTGTTCCTGGCGCAGGACAGTTTCTCGCTGCGCTACGAGGCTGAGCGCTACCCGGCGATCAAGATGGTCGCAATCAAGGAATATCACGTCGCCAAGGCGGCCTGA
- the dut gene encoding dUTP diphosphatase produces MSTHTPLSRPTLNLVRLPHGEGLELPAYETAGAAGMDLRAGVPADRPLMLNPGKRALVPTGFIFEVPAGYEAQIRPRSGLAFKHGITCLNTPGTIDSDYRGEVKVLLVNLGDEEFIIERGMRIAQTVIAPVTQVTVREAEGASETARGAGGFGSTGV; encoded by the coding sequence ATGAGCACGCACACGCCCCTATCCCGCCCAACCCTCAACCTCGTTCGCCTGCCGCACGGCGAAGGCCTGGAGCTTCCGGCCTACGAGACCGCAGGCGCTGCCGGCATGGATTTGCGCGCGGGCGTTCCCGCCGATCGGCCGCTGATGCTTAACCCAGGCAAGCGCGCCCTCGTTCCGACCGGCTTCATCTTCGAAGTGCCCGCCGGCTACGAGGCGCAGATCCGCCCACGCTCTGGCCTTGCCTTCAAGCACGGCATCACCTGCCTCAACACGCCCGGCACGATCGACAGCGACTATCGCGGCGAAGTGAAGGTGCTGCTGGTCAATCTCGGCGACGAGGAGTTCATCATCGAGCGCGGCATGCGCATCGCCCAGACGGTGATCGCACCGGTCACGCAGGTGACTGTTCGCGAGGCCGAAGGGGCAAGCGAGACGGCACGCGGCGCCGGCGGCTTCGGCTCGACCGGCGTTTAA
- a CDS encoding Lrp/AsnC family transcriptional regulator yields MLDEIDRRILDILAANARVSLKELAQEAGLSSPSAADRLRKLEERGVLDGFTIALNPAKVGYPLQAVIRVRPMPGMLHIVERLIQETPEFVECDKVTGDDCFIAKLYVRDMAQLDTILDRIAEKAQTNTSIVKSTPVKRRLPPLL; encoded by the coding sequence ATGCTGGACGAGATAGACCGACGAATCCTCGACATACTGGCAGCCAATGCCCGGGTGTCGCTGAAGGAGCTGGCGCAGGAGGCGGGGCTCTCATCGCCGAGTGCTGCGGATCGGCTGCGCAAGCTGGAAGAGCGCGGCGTCCTCGACGGTTTCACCATCGCCCTCAATCCGGCGAAGGTTGGCTATCCCTTGCAGGCGGTCATCCGCGTGCGGCCGATGCCGGGCATGTTGCACATTGTCGAGCGGCTGATCCAGGAGACGCCGGAATTCGTCGAGTGCGACAAGGTCACCGGCGACGACTGTTTCATCGCCAAGCTCTACGTGCGTGACATGGCGCAGCTCGACACGATCCTCGACCGGATCGCCGAGAAGGCGCAGACCAACACCTCGATCGTCAAGTCGACGCCGGTCAAGCGCCGCCTGCCGCCGCTCCTTTAA